One Oryza glaberrima chromosome 10, OglaRS2, whole genome shotgun sequence DNA segment encodes these proteins:
- the LOC127752967 gene encoding putative cyclin-dependent kinase F-2, which produces MAAAVAMACKRPAPDGGDAFLTGASPCCKKPRPLFTSIFNYEYLHKLGAGSYGVVYKAHDRCTGETVAVKWVRPRRGLAHGQPADLAAFARERDCLAACRGYPSIVQLRDVAANPSNWDVFIVMEFVGTNSLRDFIAGCPFSEGETRVLMRRLLAGIRAMHRAGMAHRDIKPGNILVGPGFTLKICDFGMATTVPPPYEPYMSAHSTTTRRSSSPRTG; this is translated from the coding sequence atggccgctgccgtcgccatgGCGTGCAAGCGCCCGGCGCCCGATGGCGGCGACGCCTTCCTCACCGGGGCATCGCCGTGCTGCAAGAAGCCCCGGCCGCTGTTCACCAGTATCTTCAACTACGAGTATCTCCACAAGCTCGGGGCGGGCAGCTATGGCGTCGTGTACAAGGCTCACGACCGCTGCACCGGCGAGACGGTCGCCGTCAAGTGGGTGCGCCCCCGGCGTGGCCTTGCCCACGGCCAGCCGGCCGACCTCGCCGCGTTCGCCCGCGAACGTGACTGCCTCGCCGCGTGCCGCGGATACCCGTCCATCGTGCAGCTCAGGGATGTCGCCGCCAACCCTTCCAACTGGGACGTGTTCATCGTCATGGAGTTCGTCGGCACGAATAGCCTCCGCGACTTTATCGCCGGCTGCCCCTTCTCCGAGGGCGAGACGCGCGTGCTGATGCGGCGGCTCCTCGCCGGCATCAGGGCGATGCACCGCGCCGGCATGGCGCACCGCGACATCAAGCCAGGCAACATCCTCGTCGGCCCGGGCTTTACACTCAAGATAtgcgacttcgggatggccacCACGGTGCCGCCGCCGTACGAGCCGTACATGTCGGCACACTCCACTACAACTCGCCGGAGCAGCTCACCGAGGACGGGCTGA
- the LOC127752966 gene encoding putative cyclin-dependent kinase F-2: MAAPAPAPAPAPPASRKRAAAPDDEPRSASGSTPGAKRPRRYALASVDDYEQLDVVGEGASGVVIMARHRRTGNKVALKHLPHGARDFDAVRVEAACQHACTGHPNIVQIKDVVTDAKSGDVFLVMEFVGGSLRDELPRARPEKQVRFMMRQLVGAAKKMHASHVIHRDIKPENILNSFGDLKVCDFGSATFENPAGKSYEECLVGTLPYTSPEQLAGNHCYGPGVDMWALGCIMGELLTGAPLFGGDMTEKELLADLSANLDDQLNELFYDVLPELSPAAREVLSGLLAFDPEKRMTAAEALDHRWFAEEPKKANFAGFAPLFG, from the coding sequence ATGGCGGCGCCTGCACCCGCACCTGCACCTGCTCCACCGGCTTCTCGcaagcgcgcggcggcgccggacgaCGAACCGAGGTCCGCCAGCGGATCCACTCCCGGCGCCAAGAGGCCGCGCAGGTACGCGCTGGCGAGCGTGGACGACTACGAGCagctcgacgtcgtcggcgagggcgcCTCCGGCGTCGTCATCatggcgcgccaccgccgcaccggcAACAAGGTCGCGCTCAAGCACCTCCCCCACGGCGCCCGCGACTTCGACGCCGTCAGGGTCGAGGCCGCCTGCCAGCACGCGTGCACCGGCCACCCCAACATCGTCCAGATCAAGGACGTCGTCACCGACGCCAAGTCCGGCGACGTCTTCCTCGTCATGGAGTTCGTCGGAGGCAGCCTCCGGGACGAGCTACCGAGGGCCCGGCCGGAGAAGCAAGTCCGCTTCATGATGCGgcagctcgtcggcgccgccaagAAGATGCACGCCTCGCACGTCatccaccgcgacatcaagcCGGAGAACATCCTCAACAGCTTCGGCGACCTCAAGGTCTGCGACTTCGGCTCAGCGACGTTCGAGAATCCCGCCGGGAAGTCATACGAGGAGTGCTTGGTCGGCACCTTGCCCTACACCTCGCCGGAGCAGCTCGCCGGCAACCACTGCTACGGCCCGGGCGTCGACATGTGGGCGCTCGGCTGCATCATGGGCGAGCTGCTCACCGGCGCGCCGCTGTTCGGAGGCGACATGACGGAGAAGGAGCTGCTCGCCGACCTGTCCGCCAACCTGGACGACCAGCTCAATGAGCTCTTCTATGATGTCCTGCCGGagctgtcgccggcggcgcgcgaggtCCTGTCCGGGCTGCTGGCGTTCGACCCAGAGAagaggatgacggcggcggaggcgctggaTCACCGGTGGTTCGCCGAGGAGCCCAAGAAAGCAAACTTCGCCGGCTTCGCGCCTCTGTTTGGTTAG
- the LOC127752454 gene encoding uncharacterized protein LOC127752454 isoform X1: MVPVKLVFARLSSSLPAIAGNNKGKIPVTEKKGVILAGSSEVSKFKSANNAGPSLFKPSPSEHLCCPRCLQLGHLEAECTNRVRCAACSKLDHRAAVCWSKSKKKVWVQKSKSSSGPSTALVPVAQKSSQPMFAKTVSIIPKAAQGRDNLLIGSVPLTCLDNRQFPSASSSSPALSLNPICTVHQASMANVNVDPTPFVPPAMGINAAWLHRLPRDDLIITDDPPKRHEGIAVAVLEPPPPPKQYEHFLHIVVEYVQNTLGFHVLDTSRHASEFAYVHIASPVLRDALVLGGPYVVNEQFVLRFVNHDNTSTCQNSPPVRESWVMFLDFPLDLQTDSIVDKAVGTFGRLLHWSNGPRFRGRVLAKAILSMVEEVPSKIVIKKYTSFGGVGRSWTILVFVLNGDFADVQPIDEDLPPVNHIPIPDPPPVVQQNVVWENVDEEMGENNNEEEEVQEDHSRDASAISQQEPGDWQIIPHFQSTAPLISAFSVSEGSVVCLTQELPTVMPSFMVFPQFWKLINICKLILDGQRPSSSSGPPVSNALTPFQLPAHQIIQFALLAGALIWAKENWASQQVISVQPIRAISPHEDVDFELPSDPFLQVVSPQLPPRPSRNRKSTKVVLVDSERRSARINKITGGYMSPDPNQGVGKPRGKTKAKSSKKLKMLAEESGILFSLTLYPWILLILLMMMIMMPHLLIAPSSYFSSLELNFVG; the protein is encoded by the coding sequence ATGGTTCCTGTCAAATTGGTTTTTGCTcgtctttcttcttctcttccggCGATCGCCGGTAACAATAAAGGCAAAATTCCGGTGACAGAGAAGAAGGGCGTTATTTTGGCCGGGTCTTCTGaggtttcaaaatttaaatctgCCAATAATGCCGGTCCTTCCTTGTTTAAGCCTTCCCCTAGTGAACATTTGTGCTGCCCTAGATGCTTGCAATTGGGTCATTTGGAGGCTGAATGCACAAACAGAGTTCGTTGTGCGGCCTGTTCTAAATTGGATCATCGGGCTGCTGTCTGCTGGAGTAAGTCTAAAAAGAAAGTTTGGGTTCAGAAAAGCAAGTCTAGTAGTGGGCCTTCTACTGCTTTGGTGCCGGTGGCCCAAAAGTCCTCTCAGCCCATGTTCGCTAAGACGGTCTCGATCATTCCAAAAGCAGCGCAGGGGAGAGACAATCTTTTAATTGGCAGTGTTCCGCTTACCTGCCTTGATAATAGGCAGTTTCCCTCAGCCTCTTCATCTTCTCCTGCCCTCTCTCTCAATCCAATCTGCACTGTTCATCAAGCTTCAATGGCGAATGTCAATGTGGACCCGACTCCTTTTGTGCCGCCTGCGATGGGCATCAACGCGGCATGGCTTCATCGTCTTCCTAGAGATGACTTGATCATTACTGATGATCCCCCCAAAAGACATGAAGGTATTGCAGTTGCTGTTCTTgaacctcctccgccgcctaaGCAATACGAGCACTTTCTTCACATAGTGGTAGAATATGTTCAGAACACTTTGGGGTTTCATGTCCTGGACACTAGCAGACATGCGTCAGAATTTGCTTATGTGCATATTGCTTCTCCGGTTTTGAGGGATGCTCTTGTTCTGGGAGGACCATATGTTGTTAATGAGCAGTTTGTTTTAAGGTTTGTGAATCATGATAACACTTCAACTTGCCAAAATTCGCCTCCTGTTAGGGAAAGCTGGGTTATGTTTCTAGATTTCCCTCTTGATTTGCAAACTGATAGCATTGTGGACAAGGCAGTGGGGACTTTTGGTCGTCTGCTGCATTGGTCAAATGGGCCTAGATTTAGAGGGCGGGTGCTGGCTAAGGCCATTCTTTCTATGGTGGAGGAAGTTCCATCCAAAATTGTGATCAAGAAGTACACTAGTTTTGGAGGTGTTGGGCGTTCTTGGACTATTTTAGTTTTTGTTCTAAATGGCGACTTTGCAGACGTTCAACCTATTGACGAAGATTTACCCCCAGTCAATCATATTCCTATTCCAGACCCCCCTCCAGTTGTTCAACAGAATGTTGTATGGGAAAATGTGGATGAAGAAATGGGAGAAAATAAcaatgaggaggaagaggttCAGGAGGATCACTCACGTGATGCCAGTGCTATCTCTCAGCAAGAGCCAGGGGACTGGCAAATAATCCCACATTTTCAGTCAACTGCCCCATTGATCTCAGCCTTCTCGGTTTCTGAAGGTTCAGTTGTATGTCTGACACAAGAGCTCCCAACTGTCATGCCTTCTTTTATGGTTTTCCCTCAATTTTGGAAGCTTATCAATATTTGTAAACTGATTTTGGATGGGCAACGGCCAAGCTCGAGTTCGGGGCCTCCTGTCTCAAATGCATTGACACCTTTCCAGCTGCCTGCCCATCAGATTATTCAGTTTGCTCTCCTGGCAGGTGCTCTTATTTGGGCCAAAGAAAACTGGGCCTCTCAGCAAGTTATCTCAGTTCAGCCCATCAGAGCTATTAGTCCTCATGAAGATGTTGATTTCGAACTCCCCTCTGATCCCTTTCTTCAAGTTGTTTCTCCACAGCTTCCCCCTAGGCCTTCCAGGAACAGGAAATCTACAAAGGTGGTGTTGGTGGATTCTGAAAGGAGGAGTGCTAGAATTAACAAGATAACTGGTGGGTACATGTCTCCAGACCCAAATCAGGGAGTGGGAAAGCCCAGAGGAAAGACAAAGGCAAAAAGCTCTAAAAAGCTTAAAATGCTGGCTGAAGAGAGTGGTATCTTATTTTCTCTAACCCTCTACCCATGGATTTTGCTGATTCTTctcatgatgatgataatgatgccCCACCTTCTGATTGCTCCATCCAGTTACTTCAGCAGCTTGGAACTGAACTTTGTGGGCTGA
- the LOC127752454 gene encoding uncharacterized protein LOC127752454 isoform X2, which produces MVPVKLVFARLSSSLPAIAGNNKGKIPVTEKKGVILAGSSEVSKFKSANNAGPSLFKPSPSEHLCCPRCLQLGHLEAECTNRVRCAACSKLDHRAAVCWSKSKKKVWVQKSKSSSGPSTALVPVAQKSSQPMFAKTVSIIPKAAQGRDNLLIGSVPLTCLDNRQFPSASSSSPALSLNPICTVHQASMANVNVDPTPFVPPAMGINAAWLHRLPRDDLIITDDPPKRHEGIAVAVLEPPPPPKQYEHFLHIVVEYVQNTLGFHVLDTSRHASEFAYVHIASPVLRDALVLGGPYVVNEQFVLRFVNHDNTSTCQNSPPVRESWVMFLDFPLDLQTDSIVDKAVGTFGRLLHWSNGPRFRGRVLAKAILSMVEEVPSKIVIKKYTSFGGVGRSWTILVFVLNGDFADVQPIDEDLPPVNHIPIPDPPPVVQQNVVWENVDEEMGENNNEEEEVQEDHSRDASAISQQEPGDWQIIPHFQSTAPLISAFSVSEGSVVCLTQELPTVMPSFMVFPQFWKLINICKLILDGQRPSSSSGPPVSNALTPFQLPAHQIIQFALLAGALIWAKENWASQQVISVQPIRAISPHEDVDFELPSDPFLQVVSPQLPPRPSRNRKSTKVVLVDSERRSARINKITGGYMSPDPNQGVGKPRGKTKAKSSKKLKMLAEESVTSAAWN; this is translated from the exons ATGGTTCCTGTCAAATTGGTTTTTGCTcgtctttcttcttctcttccggCGATCGCCGGTAACAATAAAGGCAAAATTCCGGTGACAGAGAAGAAGGGCGTTATTTTGGCCGGGTCTTCTGaggtttcaaaatttaaatctgCCAATAATGCCGGTCCTTCCTTGTTTAAGCCTTCCCCTAGTGAACATTTGTGCTGCCCTAGATGCTTGCAATTGGGTCATTTGGAGGCTGAATGCACAAACAGAGTTCGTTGTGCGGCCTGTTCTAAATTGGATCATCGGGCTGCTGTCTGCTGGAGTAAGTCTAAAAAGAAAGTTTGGGTTCAGAAAAGCAAGTCTAGTAGTGGGCCTTCTACTGCTTTGGTGCCGGTGGCCCAAAAGTCCTCTCAGCCCATGTTCGCTAAGACGGTCTCGATCATTCCAAAAGCAGCGCAGGGGAGAGACAATCTTTTAATTGGCAGTGTTCCGCTTACCTGCCTTGATAATAGGCAGTTTCCCTCAGCCTCTTCATCTTCTCCTGCCCTCTCTCTCAATCCAATCTGCACTGTTCATCAAGCTTCAATGGCGAATGTCAATGTGGACCCGACTCCTTTTGTGCCGCCTGCGATGGGCATCAACGCGGCATGGCTTCATCGTCTTCCTAGAGATGACTTGATCATTACTGATGATCCCCCCAAAAGACATGAAGGTATTGCAGTTGCTGTTCTTgaacctcctccgccgcctaaGCAATACGAGCACTTTCTTCACATAGTGGTAGAATATGTTCAGAACACTTTGGGGTTTCATGTCCTGGACACTAGCAGACATGCGTCAGAATTTGCTTATGTGCATATTGCTTCTCCGGTTTTGAGGGATGCTCTTGTTCTGGGAGGACCATATGTTGTTAATGAGCAGTTTGTTTTAAGGTTTGTGAATCATGATAACACTTCAACTTGCCAAAATTCGCCTCCTGTTAGGGAAAGCTGGGTTATGTTTCTAGATTTCCCTCTTGATTTGCAAACTGATAGCATTGTGGACAAGGCAGTGGGGACTTTTGGTCGTCTGCTGCATTGGTCAAATGGGCCTAGATTTAGAGGGCGGGTGCTGGCTAAGGCCATTCTTTCTATGGTGGAGGAAGTTCCATCCAAAATTGTGATCAAGAAGTACACTAGTTTTGGAGGTGTTGGGCGTTCTTGGACTATTTTAGTTTTTGTTCTAAATGGCGACTTTGCAGACGTTCAACCTATTGACGAAGATTTACCCCCAGTCAATCATATTCCTATTCCAGACCCCCCTCCAGTTGTTCAACAGAATGTTGTATGGGAAAATGTGGATGAAGAAATGGGAGAAAATAAcaatgaggaggaagaggttCAGGAGGATCACTCACGTGATGCCAGTGCTATCTCTCAGCAAGAGCCAGGGGACTGGCAAATAATCCCACATTTTCAGTCAACTGCCCCATTGATCTCAGCCTTCTCGGTTTCTGAAGGTTCAGTTGTATGTCTGACACAAGAGCTCCCAACTGTCATGCCTTCTTTTATGGTTTTCCCTCAATTTTGGAAGCTTATCAATATTTGTAAACTGATTTTGGATGGGCAACGGCCAAGCTCGAGTTCGGGGCCTCCTGTCTCAAATGCATTGACACCTTTCCAGCTGCCTGCCCATCAGATTATTCAGTTTGCTCTCCTGGCAGGTGCTCTTATTTGGGCCAAAGAAAACTGGGCCTCTCAGCAAGTTATCTCAGTTCAGCCCATCAGAGCTATTAGTCCTCATGAAGATGTTGATTTCGAACTCCCCTCTGATCCCTTTCTTCAAGTTGTTTCTCCACAGCTTCCCCCTAGGCCTTCCAGGAACAGGAAATCTACAAAGGTGGTGTTGGTGGATTCTGAAAGGAGGAGTGCTAGAATTAACAAGATAACTGGTGGGTACATGTCTCCAGACCCAAATCAGGGAGTGGGAAAGCCCAGAGGAAAGACAAAGGCAAAAAGCTCTAAAAAGCTTAAAATGCTGGCTGAAGAGAGTG TTACTTCAGCAGCTTGGAACTGA